One segment of Coffea arabica cultivar ET-39 chromosome 7c, Coffea Arabica ET-39 HiFi, whole genome shotgun sequence DNA contains the following:
- the LOC113700069 gene encoding E3 ubiquitin-protein ligase ORTHRUS 2-like isoform X1, with amino-acid sequence MTQVSSGLPCDGDGLCMVCKTKPPPHDTLTCKTCITPWHLPCLSSDRRPESMASAALWDCPDCDQQEQQQPVSSLVPPPPADASSADLIAAIRAIQADPSLSDHEKAKRRQQLLSGESSDVVPDCNDDGERSKSNDVLDLLDQKLYCSICMQLPDRPVTTPCGHNFCLKCFQKWVSQGKHTCANCRNAIPAKMAREPRINSALVFAIRTAKMFNSSAPGGLPKVAHFIHNQSRPDKAFVTERAKKSGKANACSGKIFVTIPHDHFGPIPPENDPERNQGVMVGETWEDRMECRQWGAHFPHVAGIAGQSDYGAQSVALSGGYEDDEDHGEWFLYTGSGGRDLSGNKRTNKTQSFDQKFDKLNEALRVSCRKGYPVRVVRSHKEKRSSYAPEKGVRYDGVYRIEQCWRKVGKQGFLMCRYLFVRCDNEPAPWTSESHGDRPRPLPSIKELKDASDITTRKGTPAWDYNGGKCCWMWKKPPPDSRVQVDDDCDEGGNKTRKVRRQKKLSVKERLLKEFGCLICHKVMVDPLTTPCAHNFCKACLEGAFAGQSFIRQRTCEGRRTLRAQKNIMKCPSCKNDISEFLLNPQVNRELMDVIESLKHETEEDNVECGEQIDDCKEDTEAALSEDADVRVTSLDLIEEAEGTDAKLDMLAGDKENCDVNSGGLEVVKDKTEGIVKSLNDSKSQEKLKKASNAEISLNKFIDKSEAAKSKLAKSKLSEGKTRNKRKTGDGNVSASLDGGVKTRSKRSKAGPDEDNCA; translated from the exons ATGACTCAAGTTAGCAGCGGCCTGCCCTGCGATGGTGATGGCCTATGCATGGTCTGCAAGACCAAGCCTCCTCCACATGACACCCTCACTTGCAAGACTTGTATTACTCCTTGGCATCTCCCGTGCCTCTCTTCCGACCGGCGGCCGGAATCCATGGCCAGTGCTGCTCTCTGGGACTGTCCAGACTGCGACCAGCAAGAACAACAACAACCCGTATCCTCTCTTGTGCCACCTCCTCCTGCTGATGCTTCTTCAGCCGATTTGATTGCCGCCATCCGAGCCATCCAGGCCGACCCTTCTCTCTCCGACCATGAGAAAGCCAAGCGACGGCAGCAACTGTTGAGCGGAGAATCATCCGATGTCGTTCCCGATTGTAATGACGATGGCGAGAGGAGTAAGAGCAACGACGTTTTGGATCTTCTTGACCAGAAGTTGTACTGCTCCATTTGCATGCAGCTTCCCGATAGACCTGTCACG ACTCCATGTGGTCACAATTTTTGCTTGAAGTGCTTTCAAAAGTGGGTCAGCCAGGGGAAGCACACCTGTGCGAATTGCCGCAACGCCATTCCAGCCAAGATGGCAAGAGAGCCTAGAATTAATTCTGCACTTGTCTTTGCTATTCGAACGGCCAAGATGTTCAATTCTAGTGCTCCAGGGGGGCTGCCAAAGGTGGCTCATTTTATTCACAATCAAAGTCGTCCTGACAAAGCATTTGTCACTGAACGCGCAAAAAAATCTGGAAAGGCTAATGCCTGTAGTGGAAAGATTTTTGTCACAATTCCTCATGATCATTTTGGACCAATTCCACCAGAAAATGATCCTGAAAGGAACCAGGGTGTGATGGTCGGAGAGACTTGGGAGGATCGAATGGAATGCAGGCAATGGGGTGCTCACTTTCCTCATGTTGCTGGTATTGCTGGACAGTCAGATTATGGTGCCCAGTCAGTTGCACTATCTGGAGGGTACGAGGATGATGAAGACCATGGTGAGTGGTTCCTCTACACTGGAAG TGGAGGAAGAGATCTTAGTGGCAATAAAAGGACAAACAAGACACAGTCTTTTGACCAGAAGTTTGACAAGCTCAATGAAGCATTACGGGTCAGTTGTCGTAAAGGCTATCCGGTTCGAGTTGTGAG ATCCCACAAGGAGAAACGTTCCTCTTATGCACCAGAGAAAGGAGTAAGATATGATGGAGTTTACAGGATTGAACAATGTTGGCGTAAAGTTGGGAAGCAA GGTTTTTTGATGTGTCggtatttgtttgttcgttgtGATAATGAACCTGCTCCGTGGACAAG TGAATCTCATGGGGATCGTCCAAGGCCTCTGCCTAGCATCAAGGAGTTGAAAGATGCTAGTGATATTACAACAAGAAAGGGAACACCTGCCTGGGATTATAAT GGAGGAAAATGTTGCTGGATGTGGAAGAAGCCTCCTCCAGACAGTCGAGTCCAAGTTGATGATGATTGTGATGAAGGGGGAAATAAAACTAGGAAAGTTAGACGTCAGAAGAAGTTATCTGTGAAAGAAAGGCTTTTGAAAG AATTTGGCTGCCTTATTTGCCACAAAGTGATGGTCGACCCCCTTACAACACCATGTGCTCATAACTTCTGCAAGGCATGCCTGGAAGGTGCCTTTGCAGGTCAATCTTTCATAAGACAGCGGACATGTGAGGGAAGACGAACTTTACGTGCACAGAAGAATATCATGAAATGCCCATCTTGCAAAAATGACATATCTGAATTCCTTCTGAATCCCCAG GTAAACAGGGAGTTGATGGATGTGATAGAATCACTTAAGCATGAGACTGAAGAAGACAATGTGGAGTGTGGTGAACAAATTGATGATTGTAAAGAAGACACAGAAGCAGCGTTATCTGAAGATGCTGATGTTAGAGTTACAAGTCTAGATTTAATTGAAGAGGCTGAAGGCACGGATGCAAAATTAGATATGCTTGCTGGAGATAAAGAGAATTGTGATGTAAATTCTGGAGGTTTGGAGGTGGTGAAGGATAAGACTGAAGGCATTGTTAAATCTCTTAATGATAGTAAATCCCAGGAAAAGCTGAAGAAAGCCAGCAATGCTGAGATATCACTAAATAAATTCATAGATAAGTCTGAAGCTGCGAAAAGCAAACTTGCCAAGTCTAAACTGTCTGAAGGCAAGACTAGGAACAAGAGAAAGACTGGTGATGGTAATGTCTCAGCCAGTTTGGATGGTGGTGTGAAGACCAGAAGTAAAAGAAGTAAGGCAGGGCCAGATGAGGATAATTGTGCATAG
- the LOC113700069 gene encoding E3 ubiquitin-protein ligase ORTHRUS 2-like isoform X2: MTQVSSGLPCDGDGLCMVCKTKPPPHDTLTCKTCITPWHLPCLSSDRRPESMASAALWDCPDCDQQEQQQPVSSLVPPPPADASSADLIAAIRAIQADPSLSDHEKAKRRQQLLSGESSDVVPDCNDDGERSKSNDVLDLLDQKLYCSICMQLPDRPVTTPCGHNFCLKCFQKWVSQGKHTCANCRNAIPAKMAREPRINSALVFAIRTAKMFNSSAPGGLPKVAHFIHNQSRPDKAFVTERAKKSGKANACSGKIFVTIPHDHFGPIPPENDPERNQGVMVGETWEDRMECRQWGAHFPHVAGIAGQSDYGAQSVALSGGYEDDEDHGEWFLYTGSGGRDLSGNKRTNKTQSFDQKFDKLNEALRVSCRKGYPVRVVRSHKEKRSSYAPEKGVRYDGVYRIEQCWRKVGKQGFLMCRYLFVRCDNEPAPWTSESHGDRPRPLPSIKELKDASDITTRKGTPAWDYNVRIATDWLYCFVFFLFLSIIACIREENVAGCGRSLLQTVESKLMMIVMKGEIKLGKLDVRRSYL; encoded by the exons ATGACTCAAGTTAGCAGCGGCCTGCCCTGCGATGGTGATGGCCTATGCATGGTCTGCAAGACCAAGCCTCCTCCACATGACACCCTCACTTGCAAGACTTGTATTACTCCTTGGCATCTCCCGTGCCTCTCTTCCGACCGGCGGCCGGAATCCATGGCCAGTGCTGCTCTCTGGGACTGTCCAGACTGCGACCAGCAAGAACAACAACAACCCGTATCCTCTCTTGTGCCACCTCCTCCTGCTGATGCTTCTTCAGCCGATTTGATTGCCGCCATCCGAGCCATCCAGGCCGACCCTTCTCTCTCCGACCATGAGAAAGCCAAGCGACGGCAGCAACTGTTGAGCGGAGAATCATCCGATGTCGTTCCCGATTGTAATGACGATGGCGAGAGGAGTAAGAGCAACGACGTTTTGGATCTTCTTGACCAGAAGTTGTACTGCTCCATTTGCATGCAGCTTCCCGATAGACCTGTCACG ACTCCATGTGGTCACAATTTTTGCTTGAAGTGCTTTCAAAAGTGGGTCAGCCAGGGGAAGCACACCTGTGCGAATTGCCGCAACGCCATTCCAGCCAAGATGGCAAGAGAGCCTAGAATTAATTCTGCACTTGTCTTTGCTATTCGAACGGCCAAGATGTTCAATTCTAGTGCTCCAGGGGGGCTGCCAAAGGTGGCTCATTTTATTCACAATCAAAGTCGTCCTGACAAAGCATTTGTCACTGAACGCGCAAAAAAATCTGGAAAGGCTAATGCCTGTAGTGGAAAGATTTTTGTCACAATTCCTCATGATCATTTTGGACCAATTCCACCAGAAAATGATCCTGAAAGGAACCAGGGTGTGATGGTCGGAGAGACTTGGGAGGATCGAATGGAATGCAGGCAATGGGGTGCTCACTTTCCTCATGTTGCTGGTATTGCTGGACAGTCAGATTATGGTGCCCAGTCAGTTGCACTATCTGGAGGGTACGAGGATGATGAAGACCATGGTGAGTGGTTCCTCTACACTGGAAG TGGAGGAAGAGATCTTAGTGGCAATAAAAGGACAAACAAGACACAGTCTTTTGACCAGAAGTTTGACAAGCTCAATGAAGCATTACGGGTCAGTTGTCGTAAAGGCTATCCGGTTCGAGTTGTGAG ATCCCACAAGGAGAAACGTTCCTCTTATGCACCAGAGAAAGGAGTAAGATATGATGGAGTTTACAGGATTGAACAATGTTGGCGTAAAGTTGGGAAGCAA GGTTTTTTGATGTGTCggtatttgtttgttcgttgtGATAATGAACCTGCTCCGTGGACAAG TGAATCTCATGGGGATCGTCCAAGGCCTCTGCCTAGCATCAAGGAGTTGAAAGATGCTAGTGATATTACAACAAGAAAGGGAACACCTGCCTGGGATTATAATGTGAGAATTGCTACAGACTGGCTTTACtgctttgttttctttctgTTCCTGTCCATAATAGCATGCATCAG GGAGGAAAATGTTGCTGGATGTGGAAGAAGCCTCCTCCAGACAGTCGAGTCCAAGTTGATGATGATTGTGATGAAGGGGGAAATAAAACTAGGAAAGTTAGACGTCAGAAGAAGTTATCTGTGA